From one Equus asinus isolate D_3611 breed Donkey chromosome 5, EquAss-T2T_v2, whole genome shotgun sequence genomic stretch:
- the HES2 gene encoding transcription factor HES-2 isoform X1 has protein sequence MNEAGWRWTRRDSSLSEAKPGPTRAPPARGVRAAMASMAPTHTPASAGGRRRPATPQHRGCEGLERDPGGSTVPTPTPTMRRNKGGGGARRRPDSAGRDPLGGRHRLLKGGQRGWRALLWLLLGQSTEPASRPRSPLRLRAGAGLPLAEAPRGAAFPPSMGLPRRTGDRAELRKSLKPLLEKRRRARINESLRQLKGLILPLLGRESSCYSKLEKADILEMTVRFLQELPASSCPAAAPAPSDSYCEGYRACLARLARVLPACRVLEPAVSARLLEHLRRRAAGASPNGRRAGDTCCPPSLSSPPPPAPLPPVPPRGPGLWRPW, from the exons ATGAATGAAGCAGGGTGGCGCTGGACAAGGAGGGACTCCAGCCTGAGCGAGGCGAAGCCTGGCCCCACCCGCGCCCCTCCTGCCCGCGGAGTCCGGGCAGCGATGGCTTCGATGGCgcccacacacacccctgcaaGTGCTGGGGGGCGCCGCAGGCCCGCGACCCCGCAGCACAGGGGATGCGAAGGTCTGGAGCGGGATCCCGGGGGCTCTACCGTCCCCACTCCTACCCCCACCATGCGGAGGAACAAAGGCGGGGGTGGGGCCCGAAGGCGGCCTGACTCCGCGGGGCGGGACCCGCTGGGCGGGCGACACCGCCTCCTTAAAGGCGGGCAGCGGGGGTGGCGCGCACTCCTCTGGCTCCTGCTCGGGCAGAGCACTGAACCCGCTTCCCGGCCTCGGTCTCCGCTCCGCCTCCGGGCGGGCGCAGGTCTCCCACTCGCGGAGGCCCCCAGAGGCGCCGCTTTCCCGCCGAGCATGGGGCTGCCTCGGAGGACCGGGGACCGAGCGGAGCTGCGCAAG AGCCTGAAGCCGCTGCTGGAGAAGCGCCGCCGCGCGCGCATCAATGAGAGCCTGAGGCAGCTCAAGGGGCTCATCCTGCCGCTGCTGGGCAGGGAG AGCTCCTGCTACTCGAAACTGGAGAAGGCGGATATCCTGGAAATGACCGTGCGCTTCCTACAGGAGCTGCCTGCGTCCTCCTGTCCCGCGGCAGCGCCCG CGCCCTCCGACAGCTACTGTGAGGGTTACCGGGCCTGCCTGGCGCGCCTGGCCCGCGTGCTGCCCGCCTGTCGCGTCCTGGAGCCCGCCGTGAGCGCTCGCCTGCTGGAGCACCTGCGGCGGAGGGCAGCCGGTGCCAGCCCCAATGGCAGGCGCGCTGGGGACACCTGCTGCCCGCCCTCGCTCTCCTCGCCACCCCCGCCCGCACCCTTACCGCCCGTGCCTCCACGCGGCCCCGGCCTCTGGCGGCCCTGGTAG